One Sebaldella sp. S0638 DNA segment encodes these proteins:
- the recA gene encoding recombinase RecA, with product MARKKEEAPQLNEKEKIIDLAMKQIQKEYGEGSIMKLGENQKMNIKSISTGSLNLDIALGVGGVPRGRIIEIYGAESSGKTTLAIHIIAEAQKLGGVAGFIDAEHALDPVYAKALGVNIDELLISQPDTGEQALEIADMLVRSGALDVIVIDSVAALVPKAEIEGEMGDQQMGLQARLMSKALRKLTGSISKSNTVMIFINQIREKIGGFSFVPGVQTTTSGGRALKFFSTVRMEVKRIGSIKQGDEVIGNETLVKVTKNKVSPPFKEARFNIMYGKGISKIGEILDIAIENGIVAKSGAWFSYGDERLGQGRVNVENSLSENTELLGRIESDVMKIIKPAAEEAEDNSSTAEVKETKETKPAKETKAKKEKKDDEDK from the coding sequence ATGGCAAGAAAAAAAGAAGAAGCACCACAGTTAAATGAAAAAGAGAAAATCATAGATTTAGCCATGAAACAAATACAAAAAGAATATGGAGAAGGTTCCATAATGAAACTCGGCGAAAATCAGAAAATGAATATAAAGTCGATCTCTACAGGAAGTTTGAATTTAGACATTGCATTAGGTGTAGGAGGAGTTCCGAGAGGAAGAATAATAGAAATTTATGGTGCGGAATCTTCTGGAAAAACTACTCTTGCTATTCATATAATAGCTGAGGCACAAAAACTCGGAGGAGTGGCAGGCTTTATAGATGCGGAACACGCACTTGATCCTGTTTATGCGAAGGCACTGGGAGTAAATATAGACGAACTTTTGATATCACAGCCGGACACAGGGGAACAGGCGTTGGAAATAGCTGATATGCTTGTAAGAAGCGGAGCTTTGGATGTAATAGTAATAGATTCCGTAGCAGCTTTAGTACCAAAAGCAGAGATAGAAGGAGAAATGGGAGACCAGCAGATGGGACTTCAGGCAAGGCTTATGTCAAAGGCCCTTAGAAAATTAACAGGAAGTATATCAAAATCAAATACAGTAATGATTTTCATAAACCAGATCAGAGAAAAAATCGGAGGATTTTCATTTGTTCCCGGAGTACAGACAACTACTTCAGGAGGAAGAGCGCTGAAATTCTTCTCTACAGTAAGAATGGAAGTAAAAAGAATAGGTTCTATAAAACAGGGTGACGAAGTAATTGGTAATGAAACTCTTGTAAAAGTAACAAAGAATAAAGTATCTCCTCCATTTAAAGAAGCCAGATTTAATATTATGTATGGAAAGGGAATCTCTAAAATCGGGGAAATACTGGATATAGCCATAGAGAACGGTATTGTTGCCAAGAGCGGAGCCTGGTTTAGTTATGGCGACGAAAGACTTGGTCAGGGAAGAGTAAATGTAGAAAACTCTCTCTCTGAAAATACAGAACTGCTTGGAAGAATAGAATCAGATGTAATGAAGATTATAAAACCGGCAGCGGAAGAAGCCGAAGATAACAGCAGCACAGCAGAAGTAAAAGAAACAAAAGAAACGAAGCCGGCAAAAGAAACTAAAGCAAAAAAAGAGAAAAAAGACGATGAAGATAAATAA